CATGTATGTTTTAAGAGcacataataattaattatttttaaattaataaagataaaatagaaataaatggAACAAAGACAAAAAGATTTATATCGACAGAAGCGTGTGGTACATTGGTACAGTGAGACATGACATTTGGTTCCGTATTTCCAAAGGGTTTTAGTTTTTAGGCATTTGTTGTCGCTGTTTGAGTTGGGTTGTTGAGTTTAATTTCAAGTGTACCACCTCTTCTATTTCTATACCTTAACCTACCACCTCTTCACCAAATCTCGTTCATTGCAGCCTGCTTTCCCAGAAATCGATTGCTCGAGGTCGAGGTTGAAGCAGGACACTCGATTCATAAATCGCTACGATCTGTGCTTTTCTCTCTAACACCCGCATTTCGAAGATGGGAAGCATGGCGGCTCAGCTTCAGCTTCGTTGCTCTAATAATAATCCTAGACAATATCGCTGCAACAACAACGTTAGCGATAATCGATTCAACACTGCCCCACCTGCTTCAATTTCGTTTCCATGTTCTTCTTCATCATcgtcaccatcatcatcatcatcgctCAACAACAATCAAAAGCGCTCTATAAAATTAATCCCCAACAAGTTATTGCCTTTTGCCGGCGGAGGCAGCGACGGCGGAGCTGGGATCGGACGTGGCGGCGGTAATGGAGGCTGGAGTGGAGGAGCAGGAGGAGATGGGAATGATTTTGGTAATGATTCTTCTAAGTCTTCTGGGAAAGGATTTGGgcttttgggtttgtttttgaaTGGATGGAGATCGAGGGTTGCTGCAGATCCACAATTTGCTTTCAAGGTTCTAATGGAAGAGTTGGTGGGTGTCTCTGCTTGTGTTATTGGAGACATGGCTTCTCGACCCAACTTTGGTCTTAACGAGCTCGACTTTGTGTTCTCAACTCTTGTTGTTGGATCCATTCTTAACTTCACTCTTATGTATCTATTGGCACCAACGTTGTCTGCTTCATCGGCTTCTCTGCCTGCAATCTTTGCTAGCTGTCCCGCCAGTCATATGTTCGAACCCGGTGCTTATTCCCTTCTCAATCGATGTGGGACTTTTGTGTACAAAGGAGCTGTCTTTGCTGCTGTTGGTTTTGCTGCTGGGGTTGTAGGGACTGCACTTTCAAATGGGTTAATCAGTTTGAGGAAGAAGATGGATCCCAATTTTGAGACCCCCAATAAGGCTCCTCCAACACTGTTGAATGCGCTCACTTGGGCTCTTCACATGGGGATTAATAGTAATTTCAGGTACCAGACTTTGAATGGGATTGAGTTCTTGTTGGCTAAGGGGTTGCCTCCGTTTGCGTTTAAGTCCTCGGTGGTGGTTCTGAGATGCTTGAACAATGTTCTTGGTGGGATGTCCTTTGTGATATTGGCTAGGATTACGGGGTCTCAGAGTGCTGAGGAAGCTAAACCAGTTGCGGTGGAGGTGGGTTCGGTTGCAGAGAAGGAGAAGTTGATTGATGGGAGTGAGGATTTGCAGAGCAATCAGTCGACTTACAAGTGAAGTGTTAGTTTGGTTTGGAGGTTCATCCTCCATGTTTTTGGCTCTATTTGTTAGTGATGTTTCTGCAATTTTCTCATCTGTTTTCATATGTCCATAACTTGGTTGGGTTGTGGCCGTTCATTATGATCATGGTCATAGTTTAGCtctaataaaaatcaaactACTACTTAGTTCTAGGTTTTTTCATGGAGATGGTACCTGGATGCCCCAACTCAATGTGTTGCCTGGCTCTGATCGAATCGaaatgttttatgttttaaatttcttgTTAATTTGGGATTGTAAGTTTAATATCTTAAATTGACaagttttataataataattattttcgataattcgatagttatgATAGattgatagttacaatgggtACGACGATTTGAACTTCCATTGAAACATAAAGAGGTAGTTGAACTATAGGCTCTTGGCTGCCAGTTTTATTATAGATAGGTacatttcttgttttcttctttttttgtttttctttgtatcCAATCCAGCAATATCGATACTGTTTTATTGCCACTTTTGTTGTTGCTCGAGCTATGTGATAGGTTCTGCAACTATCCTGATTCAATTATTTGGTCCTGCTTGTTATCACTCAATCATAGCACTTCCAGCAAGAAACACAT
The sequence above is drawn from the Quercus robur chromosome 7, dhQueRobu3.1, whole genome shotgun sequence genome and encodes:
- the LOC126692591 gene encoding protein RETICULATA-RELATED 3, chloroplastic-like, which gives rise to MGSMAAQLQLRCSNNNPRQYRCNNNVSDNRFNTAPPASISFPCSSSSSSPSSSSSLNNNQKRSIKLIPNKLLPFAGGGSDGGAGIGRGGGNGGWSGGAGGDGNDFGNDSSKSSGKGFGLLGLFLNGWRSRVAADPQFAFKVLMEELVGVSACVIGDMASRPNFGLNELDFVFSTLVVGSILNFTLMYLLAPTLSASSASLPAIFASCPASHMFEPGAYSLLNRCGTFVYKGAVFAAVGFAAGVVGTALSNGLISLRKKMDPNFETPNKAPPTLLNALTWALHMGINSNFRYQTLNGIEFLLAKGLPPFAFKSSVVVLRCLNNVLGGMSFVILARITGSQSAEEAKPVAVEVGSVAEKEKLIDGSEDLQSNQSTYK